Proteins encoded together in one Pseudomonas sp. TCU-HL1 window:
- the metH gene encoding methionine synthase: MSDHIARQQALQQALKERILILDGGMGTMIQSYKLQEEDYRGARFADWPSDVKGNNDLLLLTRPDVIQAIEKAYLDAGADILETNTFNATRVSQADYGMEELVYELNVEGARLAREVADAKTAENPAKPRFVAGVLGPTSRTCSISPDVNNPGYRNVTFDELVENYTEATRGLIEGGSDMILIETIFDTLNAKAAIFAVQGVYEELGFELPIMISGTITDASGRTLSGQTTEAFLNSVRHSKPISIGLNCALGAKELRPYLEELANKAETRVSAHPNAGLPNAFGEYDESPAEMAAVVEEFAASGFLNIVGGCCGTTPPHIQAIAEAVAKYPPRVIPDIPKACRLSGLEPFTIDRNSLFVNVGERTNITGSAKFARLIREENYTEALEVALQQVEAGAQVIDINMDEGMLDSQAAMVTFLNLIAGEPDISRVPIMIDSSKWEVIEAGLKCIQGKGIVNSISMKEGVEAFKHHARLCKRYGAAVVVMAFDEVGQADTAARKKEICQRSYAILVNEVGFPPEDIIFDPNIFAVATGIEEHNNYAVDFIEACAYIRDELPYALSSGGVSNVSFSFRGNNPVREAIHSVFLYHAIKNGLTMGIVNAGQLEIYDEIPAELREKVEDVVLNRHEGSTEALLAIADNYRGGGAVKEAESEEWRSYPVAKRLEHALVKGITTWIVEDTEECRQQCARPIEVIEGPLMAGMNVVGDLFGAGKMFLPQVVKSARVMKQAVAHLIPFIEEEKGDKPQAKGKILMATVKGDVHDIGKNIVGVVLGCNGYDIVDLGVMVPAEKILQTAREQKCDIIGLSGLITPSLDEMVHVAKEMQRQGFNLPLMIGGATTSKAHTAVKIEPQYQNDAVVYVTDASRAVGVATQLLSKELKAGFVEKTRIDYSEVRERTANRASRTERLAYTDALANKPQFDWANYRAAKPSFTGAQVLEDIDLAVLARYIDWTPFFIAWDLAGKYPRILTDEVVGEAATSLFNDAQAMLKQLIEGKLIKARAVFGFWPANQVDHDDIEVYDGHGKALARLHHLRQQTIKPDSKPNFCLADYVAPKESGITDYVGGFITTAGIGAEELAKQYEAKGDDYSAIMVKALADRLAEACAEWLHERVRKEHWGYAADEQLDNEALIKEQYKGIRPAPGYPACPDHTEKGTLFRLLDPQGTSGVTLTEHYAMFPAAAVSGWYFAHPEAQYFAVGKIERDQVESYSKRKGQDQAISERWLAPNLGYEY, translated from the coding sequence ATGTCCGACCACATCGCCCGCCAGCAAGCCCTGCAACAGGCACTCAAAGAGCGCATCCTGATCCTCGACGGCGGCATGGGCACCATGATCCAGAGCTACAAGCTGCAGGAAGAGGACTACCGCGGCGCCCGCTTCGCCGACTGGCCGAGCGACGTGAAGGGCAACAACGACCTCTTGCTGCTGACCCGTCCAGACGTGATCCAGGCCATTGAAAAGGCCTACCTGGACGCCGGCGCGGACATTCTGGAAACCAACACCTTCAACGCCACCCGCGTGTCCCAGGCCGACTACGGCATGGAAGAGCTGGTGTACGAACTGAACGTCGAAGGCGCGCGCCTGGCCCGTGAAGTGGCCGACGCCAAGACTGCCGAGAACCCGGCCAAACCTCGCTTCGTGGCCGGCGTGCTCGGCCCGACCAGCCGCACCTGCTCCATCTCCCCGGACGTGAACAACCCCGGTTACCGCAACGTCACCTTCGACGAACTGGTGGAAAACTATACCGAAGCCACCCGCGGCCTGATCGAGGGCGGCTCCGACATGATCCTGATTGAAACCATCTTCGACACCCTCAACGCCAAGGCGGCGATCTTCGCCGTGCAGGGCGTCTACGAAGAACTGGGCTTCGAGCTGCCGATCATGATCTCCGGCACCATCACCGATGCCTCCGGCCGCACGCTCTCCGGCCAGACCACGGAAGCCTTCCTGAACTCCGTGCGCCATTCCAAGCCTATCTCCATCGGCCTGAACTGCGCCCTCGGTGCCAAGGAACTGCGCCCCTATCTGGAGGAACTGGCGAACAAGGCCGAGACCCGTGTCTCCGCCCACCCCAACGCCGGCCTGCCCAACGCCTTCGGCGAATACGACGAGTCCCCGGCAGAAATGGCCGCGGTGGTCGAGGAGTTCGCCGCCAGCGGCTTCCTCAACATCGTCGGCGGTTGCTGCGGCACGACCCCGCCGCACATCCAGGCCATCGCCGAAGCCGTGGCCAAGTACCCGCCGCGCGTCATTCCGGATATTCCCAAGGCCTGCCGCCTGTCGGGCCTGGAACCCTTCACCATCGACCGCAACTCGCTGTTCGTGAACGTGGGCGAGCGGACCAACATCACAGGTTCCGCCAAGTTCGCCCGCCTGATCCGCGAAGAGAACTACACCGAGGCCCTGGAGGTCGCCCTGCAGCAGGTTGAAGCTGGCGCCCAGGTGATCGACATCAACATGGACGAAGGGATGCTCGACTCCCAGGCGGCCATGGTCACCTTCCTCAACCTGATTGCCGGTGAGCCGGACATCTCCCGCGTGCCGATCATGATCGACTCCTCCAAGTGGGAGGTGATCGAAGCCGGCCTGAAGTGCATACAGGGCAAGGGCATCGTCAACTCGATCTCCATGAAGGAAGGCGTTGAGGCCTTCAAGCACCATGCCCGCCTATGCAAACGCTACGGCGCGGCCGTGGTGGTGATGGCCTTCGACGAGGTCGGCCAGGCCGACACCGCCGCGCGCAAGAAGGAAATCTGCCAGCGCAGCTACGCCATCCTGGTCAATGAAGTGGGCTTCCCGCCGGAAGACATCATCTTCGACCCGAACATCTTCGCCGTGGCCACCGGCATCGAGGAACACAACAACTACGCGGTGGACTTCATCGAGGCCTGCGCCTACATCCGCGACGAGCTGCCCTATGCACTGTCGTCCGGCGGCGTGTCCAACGTGTCGTTCTCGTTCCGTGGCAACAACCCGGTGCGCGAGGCCATCCACTCGGTCTTCCTCTACCACGCCATCAAGAACGGCCTGACCATGGGCATCGTCAACGCCGGCCAGCTGGAGATCTACGACGAGATCCCGGCCGAGCTGCGTGAGAAGGTCGAGGACGTGGTACTCAACCGCCACGAGGGCAGCACCGAGGCCCTGCTGGCCATCGCCGACAACTACCGTGGCGGCGGCGCGGTGAAAGAGGCCGAGAGCGAGGAATGGCGCAGCTACCCGGTGGCCAAGCGCCTGGAGCATGCGCTGGTCAAGGGCATCACCACCTGGATCGTCGAAGACACTGAAGAGTGCCGCCAGCAGTGCGCGCGCCCCATCGAAGTGATCGAAGGCCCGCTGATGGCCGGCATGAACGTCGTCGGCGACCTGTTCGGCGCCGGCAAGATGTTCCTCCCGCAGGTGGTGAAGTCCGCCCGCGTGATGAAGCAGGCGGTGGCCCACCTCATTCCCTTCATCGAGGAAGAGAAAGGCGACAAGCCGCAAGCCAAGGGCAAGATTCTCATGGCCACCGTGAAGGGTGACGTACACGACATTGGCAAGAACATCGTAGGCGTCGTACTCGGCTGCAACGGCTACGACATCGTCGACCTGGGCGTGATGGTCCCCGCGGAGAAGATCCTGCAGACCGCCCGCGAGCAGAAGTGCGACATCATCGGCCTCTCCGGCCTGATCACCCCGTCGCTGGACGAGATGGTCCATGTTGCCAAGGAAATGCAGCGCCAGGGGTTCAACCTGCCACTGATGATCGGCGGCGCCACCACCTCCAAGGCCCACACGGCGGTGAAGATCGAGCCGCAGTACCAGAACGACGCCGTCGTCTACGTCACCGACGCCTCGCGCGCCGTGGGCGTGGCCACGCAGCTACTCTCCAAGGAACTGAAGGCCGGCTTCGTCGAGAAGACCCGCATCGACTACTCGGAGGTCCGCGAGCGCACCGCCAACCGCGCCTCCCGCACCGAGCGCCTGGCCTACACCGACGCCCTGGCCAACAAACCCCAGTTCGACTGGGCCAACTACCGTGCCGCCAAGCCAAGCTTCACTGGCGCGCAGGTCCTGGAAGACATCGACCTGGCGGTGCTGGCCCGGTACATCGACTGGACGCCCTTCTTCATTGCCTGGGACCTGGCAGGCAAGTACCCACGCATCCTCACAGACGAAGTGGTGGGTGAAGCGGCTACCTCGCTGTTCAACGATGCCCAGGCCATGCTCAAGCAACTGATCGAAGGCAAGCTGATCAAGGCTCGCGCCGTGTTCGGCTTCTGGCCGGCGAACCAGGTGGACCACGACGACATCGAGGTCTATGACGGCCACGGCAAGGCCCTGGCACGCCTGCACCACCTGCGCCAGCAGACCATCAAGCCCGACAGCAAGCCAAATTTCTGCCTGGCCGACTACGTCGCCCCCAAGGAAAGCGGCATCACCGACTACGTGGGCGGCTTCATCACCACCGCCGGCATCGGTGCCGAGGAACTGGCCAAGCAGTACGAAGCCAAGGGCGACGACTACAGCGCCATTATGGTCAAGGCCCTGGCCGACCGCCTGGCCGAAGCCTGCGCCGAGTGGCTGCACGAGCGTGTACGCAAAGAGCACTGGGGCTACGCCGCTGACGAGCAACTCGACAACGAGGCGCTCATCAAGGAGCAGTACAAGGGCATCCGCCCGGCGCCCGGTTACCCGGCCTGCCCGGACCACACCGAGAAAGGCACCCTCTTCCGCCTCCTCGACCCGCAGGGCACCAGCGGTGTAACCCTGACCGAGCACTACGCCATGTTCCCGGCCGCCGCCGTCAGCGGCTGGTACTTCGCCCACCCGGAAGCGCAGTACTTCGCCGTCGGCAAGATCGAGCGCGACCAGGTGGAGAGCTACAGCAAGCGCAAAGGGCAGGACCAAGCCATCAGCGAGCGCTGGCTGGCGCCGAACCTGGGTTACGAGTATTGA
- a CDS encoding DUF1883 domain-containing protein: MKFIHQREHLNEGDLVVIQCSQTCNIRLMSDANFRSFKNGGRHSYHGGAFDRFPAKIVIPSTGFWNVTLDTVTRRAISVTRKPNFEWSIKFVRRTKG, translated from the coding sequence ATGAAGTTCATCCACCAACGCGAGCACCTCAATGAGGGTGATCTTGTCGTCATTCAGTGCTCGCAGACCTGCAACATCCGTCTGATGAGCGATGCGAACTTCCGCAGCTTCAAGAACGGAGGCCGCCACAGCTACCACGGCGGCGCGTTCGACCGGTTCCCGGCGAAGATCGTGATCCCCAGCACCGGCTTCTGGAACGTCACCCTCGACACCGTCACCCGCCGCGCCATCAGCGTGACGCGCAAGCCCAACTTCGAGTGGTCGATCAAGTTTGTAAGGCGTACCAAGGGCTGA
- a CDS encoding RNA methyltransferase, whose product MRIPDIHQRLADLGAKPAHAGRVVRAWLQGKALDAGTRRQHTEHFLPLRVRDGLPALAEELEGLVRLRSEHPGADGSARLLVALSDGQMVESVLLPRDGLCVSTQVGCAVGCVFCMTGKSGLLRQVGSAEIVAQVALARRFRPVKKVVFMGMGEPAHNLDNVLEAIDLLGTDGGIGHKNLVFSTVGDRRVFERLPQERVKPALALSLHTTRADLRERLLPKAPRITPDELVDLGERYARTIGYPIQYQWTLLRGINDSLEEMDGILRLLKGKYAVLNLIPYNSLDDDEYQRPDGDRIVQMVRYLHSRGILTKVRNSAGQDVEGGCGQLRARAVELIDTRCLRHAST is encoded by the coding sequence ATGCGAATCCCCGACATCCATCAACGCCTCGCCGACCTCGGCGCCAAACCCGCCCATGCTGGCCGGGTGGTGCGTGCCTGGCTGCAGGGCAAGGCCCTGGATGCAGGCACCCGCCGGCAGCACACCGAACACTTCCTGCCGCTCCGCGTTCGCGACGGCCTGCCCGCCCTGGCTGAAGAGCTGGAAGGGCTGGTGCGCCTGCGCTCGGAGCATCCGGGTGCCGACGGCTCGGCCCGACTGCTGGTAGCGCTGAGCGATGGCCAGATGGTGGAAAGCGTGCTGCTGCCCCGCGACGGCCTGTGCGTCTCCACGCAGGTCGGTTGCGCCGTGGGCTGCGTCTTCTGCATGACCGGCAAGAGCGGCCTGTTGCGCCAGGTGGGCAGTGCCGAGATCGTTGCCCAGGTCGCTCTCGCCCGCCGCTTCCGGCCAGTGAAGAAAGTGGTGTTCATGGGCATGGGCGAGCCGGCACACAACCTCGACAACGTGCTGGAAGCCATCGACCTGCTGGGCACCGACGGCGGCATCGGCCACAAGAACCTGGTGTTTTCCACCGTGGGCGATAGGCGCGTCTTCGAGCGCTTGCCCCAGGAACGGGTCAAACCCGCCCTGGCGCTGTCCCTGCACACCACCCGCGCTGATCTGCGCGAGCGACTGCTGCCCAAGGCACCACGAATCACGCCGGATGAACTGGTGGACCTGGGCGAACGCTACGCGCGCACCATCGGTTACCCCATCCAGTACCAATGGACCCTGTTGCGCGGCATCAACGACAGCCTGGAAGAAATGGACGGCATCCTGCGCCTGCTCAAGGGCAAGTACGCGGTGCTGAACCTGATTCCGTACAACAGCCTGGACGACGACGAGTACCAGCGCCCTGACGGCGACCGCATCGTGCAGATGGTCCGCTACCTGCACAGCCGCGGCATTCTCACTAAGGTCCGAAACTCCGCGGGCCAGGACGTCGAAGGTGGCTGCGGCCAGCTCCGTGCCCGCGCCGTGGAACTGATCGATACCCGCTGCCTGCGGCACGCCAGCACCTGA
- a CDS encoding DUF2970 domain-containing protein, with protein MDDKNNDQPLSFREMLQSVLAAAFGVQSGKNRTRDFSRGKPSHFIILGVLFTAVFVLLLFGLVKLVLHLAGV; from the coding sequence ATGGACGACAAGAACAACGATCAACCCCTGAGCTTCCGCGAAATGCTGCAAAGCGTGTTGGCGGCCGCTTTCGGCGTGCAGAGTGGTAAGAATCGGACCCGCGACTTCAGCCGTGGCAAGCCCAGCCACTTCATCATCCTGGGCGTGCTGTTCACCGCTGTCTTTGTGCTGCTGCTCTTCGGCCTGGTGAAGCTGGTGCTCCACCTGGCAGGCGTTTGA
- a CDS encoding ABC transporter substrate-binding protein gives MKGRCASLLFVLCLGLSQSLSAASVVFLNPGRTHEPFWASYVQFMQAAADDLGMELDVRYAERDLNRMLSQAREVLQGDDRPDYLVFVNEQYAGPEILRLARGSGVKLFTVNSNLTPDQQTLTGGTRERYPDWIGSMVPNDEEAGYLMARTLLELQARRALGQPFDMLAFSGVKQTPAAQLREQGLMRALAGFPNARLRQLVYSEWNRERAYTQAVQLFQRYPDVKLVWSANDEMAFGAMKAATELGYRPGEDLLFSGLNNSPEVLRTYLDGKINALVSGHFTLGGWAMVLLHDYDAGVDFARHGGKDREVRLFIALDRDKATRLLRHIERQGYDLDFRAFSLVGKKGARDYHFSLEPLID, from the coding sequence ATGAAAGGACGTTGTGCCTCCCTTCTGTTTGTTCTCTGCCTGGGGCTCAGCCAATCGCTGAGTGCCGCGTCCGTTGTGTTTCTCAATCCGGGCCGCACCCATGAGCCTTTCTGGGCCAGCTATGTCCAGTTCATGCAGGCGGCCGCCGATGATCTGGGCATGGAGCTGGATGTGCGGTATGCCGAGCGTGACCTGAACCGCATGCTGAGCCAGGCTCGCGAGGTGCTGCAGGGCGACGATCGCCCTGATTACCTGGTGTTCGTGAACGAGCAATATGCCGGCCCGGAAATCCTGCGGCTGGCGCGCGGCAGTGGGGTGAAGCTGTTCACGGTGAACAGTAACCTGACGCCCGATCAGCAAACCCTCACCGGAGGCACCCGGGAGCGTTACCCCGACTGGATCGGCAGCATGGTTCCCAATGATGAGGAGGCCGGTTACCTGATGGCGCGCACGCTCCTGGAACTACAGGCGCGTCGGGCGCTTGGCCAGCCCTTCGACATGCTGGCTTTCTCCGGTGTCAAGCAGACACCCGCCGCCCAGCTTCGTGAGCAGGGCCTCATGCGGGCCCTGGCCGGCTTCCCCAATGCCCGGCTGCGGCAGCTGGTCTACAGCGAGTGGAATCGTGAGCGCGCCTATACCCAGGCCGTGCAGCTGTTCCAGCGCTATCCGGATGTGAAGCTGGTGTGGTCAGCCAACGATGAAATGGCCTTTGGTGCCATGAAGGCCGCCACCGAGTTGGGGTACAGGCCGGGCGAGGACCTGCTGTTCTCCGGCTTGAACAATTCCCCGGAAGTCCTGCGCACCTATCTCGATGGGAAGATCAACGCCCTGGTCAGCGGCCATTTCACCCTCGGCGGCTGGGCCATGGTGCTCCTGCATGACTACGATGCCGGCGTTGATTTTGCCCGTCATGGCGGCAAGGACCGCGAGGTACGGCTGTTCATCGCCCTGGACCGGGACAAGGCAACACGCCTCTTGCGGCATATCGAGCGGCAAGGCTATGACCTGGATTTTCGTGCCTTCAGCCTGGTGGGCAAGAAGGGCGCACGCGATTACCACTTCTCCCTGGAGCCGCTGATCGACTGA
- a CDS encoding nitrite/sulfite reductase — MYVYDEYDQRIVEDRVKQFRDQTRRYLEGELSGEEFRPLRLQNGLYIQRYAPMLRVAVPYGLLSSVQVRKLAQIARDYDKGYAHISTRQNVQYNWPELEDVPEILAELATVQMHAIQTSGNCIRNTTTDQFAGVARDELVDPRPWCEIIRQWSTFHPEFSHLPRKFKIAVNGAVSDRAAIEVHDIGLEAVQNEAGELGFRVSVGGGLGRTPIVGSFINEFLPWRHLISYLDAILRVYNRYGRRDNKYKARIKILVKALTPEVFAERVNAEWAHLKDGPTTLTEAEVARVAKHFVDPDYKALEDQDAALAALDAEHPGFSRWRERNVIAHKKPGYAAVTLSLKPTGVAPGDVTDKQLDAIADLADRYSFSEVRNSHNQNIILADVEQAQLFTLWGELRELGFATPNVGLLTDIICCPGGDFCSLANAKSIPVAEAIQRRFDDLDYLFDIGNLDLNISGCMNACGHHHVGHIGILGVDKKGQEFYQVSLGGSAGRDASLAQILGPSFAQDEMADVIEKIIKVYVEQRTEDEQFLDTFRRIGIDPFKERVYAANH; from the coding sequence ATGTACGTATACGACGAGTACGATCAACGGATCGTCGAGGACCGCGTCAAGCAGTTCCGCGATCAGACCCGCCGCTATCTGGAAGGCGAGCTTTCGGGCGAGGAATTCCGCCCGCTGCGCCTGCAGAATGGCCTGTACATCCAGCGCTACGCGCCCATGCTGCGCGTCGCCGTGCCCTACGGCCTGCTCTCTTCCGTCCAGGTGCGCAAGCTGGCACAGATCGCTCGCGACTACGACAAGGGCTACGCCCACATCAGCACCCGCCAGAACGTGCAGTACAACTGGCCGGAACTGGAAGATGTGCCGGAAATCCTCGCCGAGCTGGCCACCGTGCAGATGCACGCAATCCAGACCAGCGGCAACTGCATCCGCAACACCACCACCGATCAGTTCGCCGGCGTTGCTCGTGACGAACTCGTGGACCCGCGCCCCTGGTGCGAGATCATTCGCCAGTGGTCCACCTTCCACCCGGAATTCTCCCACCTGCCGCGCAAGTTCAAGATCGCCGTCAATGGCGCCGTGAGCGACCGCGCCGCCATCGAAGTCCACGACATCGGCCTGGAAGCGGTGCAGAACGAAGCCGGCGAACTGGGCTTCCGCGTGTCCGTCGGTGGCGGCCTGGGCCGTACCCCGATCGTGGGCAGCTTCATCAACGAGTTCCTGCCCTGGCGGCACCTGATCAGCTATCTCGACGCCATCCTGCGCGTGTACAACCGCTATGGCCGTCGCGATAACAAGTACAAGGCGCGCATCAAGATCCTGGTCAAGGCACTGACCCCGGAAGTCTTCGCTGAGCGCGTGAACGCCGAGTGGGCCCACCTGAAAGACGGCCCCACCACCCTGACCGAAGCCGAAGTGGCACGCGTTGCCAAGCACTTCGTCGACCCGGACTACAAGGCGCTGGAAGACCAGGACGCAGCCCTCGCCGCCCTGGATGCCGAGCACCCCGGTTTCTCCCGCTGGCGCGAGCGCAACGTGATCGCCCACAAGAAACCCGGCTACGCTGCCGTGACCCTGTCGCTGAAACCCACCGGCGTTGCTCCGGGCGATGTCACCGACAAGCAGTTGGATGCCATCGCCGACCTGGCCGATCGCTACAGCTTCAGTGAAGTACGCAACAGCCATAACCAGAACATCATCCTGGCCGACGTCGAGCAGGCGCAGTTGTTCACCCTGTGGGGCGAACTGCGTGAACTCGGCTTCGCCACCCCGAACGTGGGCCTGCTGACCGACATCATCTGCTGCCCAGGCGGCGACTTCTGCTCCCTGGCCAACGCCAAGTCGATTCCCGTGGCCGAAGCCATCCAACGTCGCTTCGACGACCTGGACTACCTGTTCGACATCGGCAACCTCGACCTGAACATCTCCGGCTGCATGAACGCCTGCGGCCATCACCACGTCGGCCACATCGGCATTCTCGGCGTGGACAAGAAGGGCCAGGAGTTCTACCAGGTGTCCCTCGGCGGCAGCGCCGGCCGTGACGCCAGCCTGGCGCAGATCCTCGGCCCGTCCTTCGCCCAGGACGAAATGGCCGACGTGATCGAGAAGATCATCAAGGTCTACGTGGAACAGCGCACCGAAGACGAGCAATTCCTCGACACCTTCCGTCGTATCGGTATCGACCCGTTCAAGGAGCGCGTATATGCAGCGAATCATTAA
- a CDS encoding DUF934 domain-containing protein yields the protein MQRIIKNGQVIDETWHLLAKDATLDGIPNCDDIIVPLALWCDHAHALKARDGGLGVWLDSGEEIEEIAGDLEHFQVIALNFPAFTDGRHSSTAYLLRQRYGYKGEVRAIGDVLRDQLFALRRCGFDAFALRADKDPYDALKAFEEFAEVYQASSDQPLPLFRRRSA from the coding sequence ATGCAGCGAATCATTAAGAACGGCCAGGTAATCGACGAAACCTGGCACCTGCTGGCCAAGGACGCGACCCTGGATGGCATTCCCAACTGTGACGACATCATCGTCCCGCTCGCCCTCTGGTGCGACCACGCCCATGCGCTGAAAGCCCGTGACGGCGGCCTCGGCGTCTGGCTGGACAGCGGTGAAGAGATCGAAGAGATCGCCGGCGACCTGGAGCACTTCCAGGTCATCGCGCTGAACTTCCCTGCCTTCACCGACGGGCGCCACTCCTCCACCGCCTACCTGCTGCGTCAGCGCTACGGCTACAAGGGCGAAGTACGCGCCATCGGCGATGTACTGCGCGACCAGCTGTTCGCACTGCGCCGCTGCGGCTTCGACGCCTTTGCCCTGCGCGCAGACAAGGACCCATACGATGCCCTCAAGGCCTTCGAGGAATTCGCCGAGGTCTACCAGGCGTCCAGCGACCAGCCCCTGCCGCTGTTCCGCCGCCGCTCGGCCTGA
- a CDS encoding TetR/AcrR family transcriptional regulator — translation MGRPSRKDDILQAALACFSEQGVDATTIEMIRDRSGASIGSLYHHFGNKERIIAALYLEGVSGYARLLEAGFAEVDNAEGCIKLLVACYIDWVLANPDWARFILHSRGRVEASELGEQLRETNRLHHGRIEEVLRPYREQGAYREMPRDCFVSVVIGPVQDFTRNWLAGRTRTQLADCRELFMQVAWDAVRA, via the coding sequence ATGGGCCGTCCCTCCCGCAAAGACGACATTCTCCAGGCCGCGCTGGCCTGCTTCAGCGAACAGGGCGTGGATGCCACCACCATCGAGATGATCCGCGACCGCTCCGGGGCCAGCATCGGTAGCCTCTACCACCATTTCGGCAACAAGGAGCGGATCATCGCCGCGCTCTATCTGGAGGGTGTCAGCGGATACGCGCGTTTGCTGGAGGCGGGCTTCGCCGAGGTGGACAACGCCGAGGGCTGCATCAAGCTGCTGGTGGCCTGCTACATCGACTGGGTGCTGGCGAATCCGGACTGGGCGCGCTTCATCCTGCACAGCCGAGGCAGGGTCGAGGCGAGTGAGTTGGGAGAACAGCTGCGCGAGACCAATCGTTTGCACCATGGACGAATAGAAGAGGTCCTGCGGCCCTACCGCGAGCAGGGCGCCTACCGCGAAATGCCGCGCGACTGCTTTGTTTCTGTCGTCATCGGGCCGGTCCAGGACTTCACCCGCAACTGGCTGGCCGGACGCACCCGCACCCAGCTGGCGGATTGTCGCGAACTGTTCATGCAGGTGGCCTGGGATGCGGTGCGTGCCTAG
- a CDS encoding alpha/beta fold hydrolase — translation MISSTETRIDNGNGHTISANWFRPEGEVQAAVLIVPAMGVPQRYYASFATWLAERGYLVATFDYVGMGQSRNGHLRDLDVDILDWARHDCSTMLSLVANAADDKPLYWIGHSLGGQILPFVEGAERISKVLTIATGSGYWRENTAELRRRVWLLWFLVAPLATPLAGYFPGKRLGMVGDLPKGVITQWRRWCLDPEYAVGAEGERVREAYSAVRTPITSISFTDDEMMSGRNTESLHGFYRQAEKHFKRIAPADVGEKSIGHFGFFKPQYEQSLWQGVLLPELA, via the coding sequence ATGATCAGCTCGACAGAAACCCGGATCGACAACGGCAACGGCCACACCATCAGCGCCAACTGGTTCCGCCCCGAAGGTGAGGTTCAGGCCGCGGTGCTGATAGTACCCGCCATGGGCGTGCCGCAGCGCTACTACGCGTCTTTCGCAACCTGGCTGGCGGAACGCGGCTACCTGGTCGCCACCTTCGACTATGTCGGCATGGGCCAGTCACGCAACGGCCATCTGCGTGACCTGGACGTGGACATCCTCGACTGGGCCCGCCATGACTGCAGCACCATGCTCTCGCTCGTGGCCAACGCCGCGGACGACAAGCCGCTGTACTGGATCGGCCATAGCCTGGGCGGGCAGATCCTGCCATTTGTGGAAGGCGCCGAGCGCATCAGCAAAGTACTGACCATCGCCACGGGCAGCGGCTATTGGCGTGAGAACACCGCCGAACTGCGCCGCCGCGTCTGGCTGTTGTGGTTCCTGGTGGCGCCACTGGCAACGCCACTGGCCGGCTACTTCCCCGGCAAGCGCTTAGGGATGGTCGGCGACCTGCCCAAGGGCGTGATCACGCAGTGGCGCCGCTGGTGCCTGGACCCGGAATACGCGGTAGGTGCTGAAGGCGAGCGCGTGCGAGAAGCCTATTCCGCAGTGCGTACGCCCATCACCTCCATCTCCTTCACTGACGACGAGATGATGTCCGGGCGCAATACCGAGTCACTGCACGGGTTCTATCGCCAGGCGGAGAAGCACTTCAAACGCATCGCCCCGGCGGACGTGGGCGAGAAATCCATCGGCCACTTCGGCTTCTTCAAGCCGCAGTATGAGCAGTCCCTCTGGCAGGGAGTGCTGCTGCCCGAACTGGCGTGA